The Glycine soja cultivar W05 chromosome 6, ASM419377v2, whole genome shotgun sequence genome has a window encoding:
- the LOC114417206 gene encoding basic salivary proline-rich protein 4-like: protein MASGSSGRGNSASKGFDFASDDILCSYDDYANRDSTSNGNHTDPDFHKSRMARTSMFPTTAYNPPEDSLSQDVIATVEKSMKKYADNLMRFLEGISSRLSQLELYCYNLDKSIGEMKSDINRDHVEQDSRLKSLEKHVQEVHRSVQILRDKQELAETQKELAKLQLAQKESSSSSHSQSNEERSSPTTDPKKTDNASDANNQQLALALPHQIAPQPQPAAPSAQAAASNVTQAPQQPPYYIPPTPMPNSALPQHPQNQYLPSDQQYRTPQLVAPQPTPSQVTPSPPVQQFSHYQQPQQQQQPPQQQQQQWSQQVQPSQPPPMQSQVRPSSPNVYPPYQPNQATNPSPAETLPNSMAMQMPYSGVPPQGSNRADAIPYGYGGAGRTVPQQPPPQQMKSSFPAPPGEMYGPTGSLPALPPPSSAYMMYDGEGGRSHHPPQPPHFAQPGYPPTSASLQNPPQGHNLMVRNPNQSQFVRNHPYNELIEKLVSMGFRGDHVASVIQRMEESGQAVDFNSVLDRLSSVGPQRGGWSG, encoded by the exons GATTTTCACAAATCAAGGATGGCAAGAACATCAATGTTTCCTACTACTGCTTATAATCCACCTGAAGATTCTTTAAGTCAAGATGTGATTGCGACTGTAGAGAAGAGTATGAAAAAATATGCTGACAACCTAATGCGGTTTCTAGAGGGAATTAGTTCAAGGCTATCACAATTGGAATTATACTGTTACAATCTTGACAAATCTATTGGAGAAATGAAATCTGATATAAATCGTGACCATGTGGAGCAAGATTCAAGGCtgaaatctcttgaaaaacatgTTCAAGAA GTTCACAGGTCTGTACAAATTTTAAGAGACAAGCAAGAGCTAGCTGAGACACAGAAAGAATTAGCCAAGCTTCAACTTGCTCAGAAAGAATCATCTTCCTCCAGCCATTCACAGTCCAATGAGGAGAGGTCGTCACCCACAACAGATCCTAAAAAAACTGACAACGCATCTGATGCAAACAACCAGCAGTTGGCTCTTGCCCTGCCTCATCAAATAGCTCCTCAGCCGCAGCCTGCCGCACCCTCAGCTCAGGCTGCTGCATCAAATGTGACTCAAGCCCCTCAACAGCCTCCTTATTACATTCCACCCACCCCTATGCCGAATTCAGCCTTGCCCCAGCACCCCCAGAATCAGTACTTACCATCCGATCAACAATATCGAACACCCCAACTTGTGGCTCCACAACCAACACCGTCTCAAGTAACCCCATCCCCACCTGTGCAACAATTTTCTCACTATCAGCAGCcacaacaacagcagcagccgccacagcagcagcaacagcaaTGGTCACAGCAGGTGCAGCCTTCACAGCCACCCCCAATGCAATCTCAAGTAAGACCCTCCTCTCCAAATGTGTACCCTCCGTACCAGCCAAATCAAGCAACAAACCCATCACCTGCAGAAACACTGCCAAACAGCATGGCCATGCAAATGCCATACTCGGGAGTTCCACCACAGGGATCTAACCGTGCCGATGCCATACCTTATGGATATGGAGGAGCTGGAAGAACAGTTCCACAGCAGCCTCCACCCCAGCAGATGAAGAGCTCTTTTCCTGCACCACCAGGTGAAATGTATGGACCTACCGGGTCCCTCCCGGCGCTTCCTCCACCGAGTAGTGCATACATGATGTATGATGGTGAGGGAGGAAGATCACATCATCCACCCCAACCTCCTCATTTTGCTCAACCTGGATATCCCCCAACAAGTGCTTCCCTTCAGAACCCCCCACAAGGGCATAACCTCATGGTCCGAAATCCGAACCAGTCACAATTCGTCCGCAACCATCCCTACAATGAGTTGATTGAGAAACTGGTGAGCATGGGATTCAGGGGTGACCATGTTGCAAGTGTGATCCAGAGGATGGAGGAGAGTGGACAGGCCGTTGATTTCAACTCAGTACTTGACAGGTTGAGCTCTGTGGGTCCTCAGAGAGGAGGATGGTCAGGGTGA